Proteins encoded within one genomic window of Mesorhizobium sp. AR10:
- a CDS encoding ABC transporter ATP-binding protein yields the protein MKTPETILSVKDLRVRFRTLDGAVEAVKGINIHVNAGETVAVVGESGSGKSQTMMAAMSLLASNGEASGSVDYRGRNLLALSKSELNQVRGRKISMIFQEPMTSLDPLYSIGNQLIEPIRRHRGLGAAEAREEALKLLRLVHIPDPERRMKSYPHEMSGGQRQRVMIAMALANDPDILIADEPTTALDVTIQAQILMLLAELQRKLGMAIVFITHDLGIVRRFADRVYVMRYGEVVEEGEAEAVFANPQHAYTKMLIAAEPTGTKAPPPANAPVLLEGRNVEVTFKIGGGFLAGEPLLLRAVDRISIRLKRNQTIGIVGESGSGKSTLGRALLRLLPSDGVIRFGDRDISEADRQAMRPLRRELQLVFQDPFGSLSPRMTIGQVITEGLLVHEPSLSGKQRDLRAVEALLEVGLDPNSRNRYPHEFSGGQRQRIAIARAMILKPKVVVLDEPTSALDRSVQKQIVELLRKLQADHELSYLFISHDLAVVRAMADYIIVMKQGKIVEEGPTEAIFSDPQDIYTQTLMAAAIDVTRFRLSA from the coding sequence ATGAAAACGCCCGAAACGATCCTCAGCGTCAAGGACCTCCGCGTCCGCTTCCGCACGCTCGATGGCGCGGTCGAAGCGGTCAAAGGCATCAACATCCACGTCAATGCGGGCGAAACCGTCGCCGTGGTCGGCGAATCCGGGTCCGGCAAGAGCCAGACCATGATGGCGGCGATGAGCCTGCTGGCATCGAACGGCGAGGCATCAGGCAGTGTCGACTACCGCGGCCGCAACCTCTTGGCGCTGAGCAAATCCGAGCTCAACCAGGTCCGTGGCCGCAAGATCAGCATGATCTTCCAGGAGCCGATGACCTCGCTCGACCCGCTCTATTCGATCGGCAACCAGCTGATCGAACCGATCCGCCGGCATAGAGGACTTGGCGCGGCCGAGGCGCGCGAAGAGGCGCTCAAGCTTCTGCGGCTGGTCCATATTCCAGATCCCGAACGGCGGATGAAATCCTATCCGCACGAAATGTCGGGCGGCCAGCGCCAGCGCGTCATGATCGCCATGGCGCTGGCCAACGACCCCGATATACTGATCGCCGACGAGCCGACGACGGCGCTCGACGTGACCATCCAGGCGCAGATCCTGATGCTGCTCGCCGAACTGCAGCGCAAGCTCGGCATGGCGATCGTCTTCATCACCCACGATCTCGGCATCGTCAGGCGTTTTGCCGACCGCGTCTACGTCATGCGCTATGGGGAGGTCGTCGAGGAGGGCGAGGCGGAAGCGGTCTTCGCCAACCCGCAGCATGCCTACACCAAGATGCTGATTGCCGCCGAGCCGACTGGCACCAAGGCGCCGCCGCCAGCCAACGCGCCTGTCCTGCTCGAAGGCAGGAATGTCGAGGTGACCTTCAAGATCGGCGGTGGCTTCCTCGCCGGCGAGCCGCTGCTGCTGCGCGCGGTCGATCGCATTTCGATCCGGCTGAAACGCAACCAGACCATCGGCATCGTCGGCGAATCCGGCTCGGGAAAATCGACGCTCGGCCGCGCCTTGCTGCGGCTCCTGCCGAGCGACGGCGTCATCCGTTTCGGCGACCGCGATATTTCCGAGGCCGACCGCCAGGCAATGCGGCCGCTGCGGCGTGAACTGCAGCTGGTCTTCCAGGATCCGTTCGGCTCGCTGTCGCCCCGCATGACCATCGGCCAGGTCATCACCGAAGGGCTTCTAGTGCATGAGCCAAGCTTGTCGGGCAAGCAGCGCGATCTGCGCGCGGTCGAGGCGCTGCTGGAAGTCGGCCTCGATCCCAATTCGCGCAACCGCTATCCGCATGAATTCTCCGGCGGTCAGCGGCAGCGTATCGCCATTGCCCGCGCCATGATCCTGAAGCCCAAGGTGGTGGTGCTGGACGAGCCGACCTCGGCGCTCGACCGCTCGGTGCAGAAGCAGATCGTCGAGCTGCTGCGCAAGCTGCAGGCCGACCACGAACTGTCCTACCTCTTCATCAGCCACGACCTCGCGGTCGTGCGCGCCATGGCCGACTACATCATCGTCATGAAGCAGGGCAAGATCGTCGAGGAGGGGCCGACCGAGGCGATCTTCAGCGATCCGCAGGACATCTACACGCAGACGCTGATGGCTGCCGCGATCGATGTCACGAGGTTCCGCCTGAGCGCTTGA
- a CDS encoding ABC transporter permease, producing MTDIAATAPAVVGRSLWGDAWARLKANRAAMFSLYYLAFIAIISVFGPWFVPHQYTTIYADYVRTPPSFSSYPKADMIETALDEAIKRMRVDIKDWRQEGNRIFVTVTSAKAIDDRNIRYIDRSDAFDDTKIESKSADGLEVVMSASIKQQYFLFGTDNTGRDLLSRTLMAGRISLAIGLLAGVVAVVIGVLYGASAGFAGGKVDEVMMRIVDVLYSLPFIFFVIMLVVFFGRNFVLMFLAVGAVLWLDMARIVRGQALSIRRQEYVQAAEAMGVGQRGILLRHVIPNLLGPVVIYMTLLVPQVIILESFLSFLGLGVQEPMTSWGVLISVGAKNIGTANWLLLFPAFFLVSTLFALNFVGDGLRDALDPRDR from the coding sequence ATGACTGATATCGCAGCCACCGCTCCGGCCGTCGTCGGCCGCTCCCTGTGGGGCGATGCATGGGCGCGCCTCAAGGCCAATCGCGCCGCCATGTTCAGCCTCTACTACCTTGCGTTCATTGCGATCATCAGCGTCTTCGGCCCCTGGTTCGTGCCGCATCAATACACCACCATCTATGCCGACTATGTGCGCACGCCGCCGAGCTTCTCGTCCTATCCGAAGGCCGACATGATCGAGACCGCGCTCGATGAAGCGATCAAGCGCATGCGTGTCGACATCAAGGACTGGCGCCAGGAAGGCAATCGCATCTTCGTCACCGTCACCTCGGCCAAGGCGATCGACGACCGAAATATCCGCTATATCGACCGTTCCGATGCCTTTGACGACACCAAGATCGAGAGCAAATCGGCTGATGGTCTCGAAGTGGTGATGAGTGCCTCGATCAAGCAGCAATATTTCCTGTTCGGCACCGACAACACCGGCCGCGATCTCCTGTCGCGAACGCTGATGGCCGGGCGCATCTCGCTGGCCATCGGCCTGCTCGCCGGCGTGGTCGCCGTTGTGATCGGCGTGCTTTACGGTGCTTCGGCCGGCTTTGCCGGCGGCAAGGTCGACGAGGTGATGATGCGCATCGTCGATGTGCTCTATTCGCTGCCGTTCATCTTCTTCGTCATCATGCTCGTGGTGTTCTTCGGCAGGAATTTCGTGCTGATGTTCCTGGCGGTCGGCGCGGTGCTGTGGCTCGACATGGCGCGCATCGTGCGCGGACAGGCGCTGTCGATCCGGCGCCAGGAATATGTCCAGGCGGCGGAAGCGATGGGCGTCGGCCAGCGCGGCATTCTGCTGCGCCACGTCATCCCCAACCTGCTCGGGCCGGTGGTCATCTACATGACGTTGCTGGTGCCGCAGGTCATCATCCTGGAGAGCTTCCTGTCCTTCCTCGGGCTCGGCGTCCAGGAGCCGATGACCAGTTGGGGCGTGCTGATCTCGGTCGGCGCCAAGAATATCGGCACCGCCAACTGGCTGCTTTTGTTTCCTGCCTTCTTCCTCGTTTCGACGCTGTTTGCGCTGAACTTCGTCGGCGACGGCCTGCGCGACGCGCTCGACCCAAGAGATCGATAA
- a CDS encoding ABC transporter permease subunit, which produces MLRYVFRRLLTAIPTLFVIVTMAFFLIRVAPGGPFNQERGLSPEIKANLDAQFGLGDPLWLQYIHYLGNLLRGNFGPSYNMPDFTVGELFREGLPISIQLGASALVLALMLGCVLGTVAALNQNKLGDYSVIALATAGSTIPTFVIAPVIQLLFGLTWKLLPIGGWGDGAFINKVGPVLTLALPQIAIVARLMRGSMIESLRSHHIRTARALGLSDWSVVVKHALRGAILPIVSFTGPAAAALLTGSIIVETIFSIPGVGRYFVDAALNRDYTLVMGTVVVIAIFTIVFNLIVDVMYAVVDPRVRYD; this is translated from the coding sequence ATGCTGCGTTACGTATTCCGGCGGCTTTTGACCGCCATCCCAACGCTATTCGTCATCGTGACCATGGCGTTCTTTCTGATACGCGTCGCGCCCGGCGGCCCGTTCAATCAGGAGCGTGGCCTGAGCCCGGAGATCAAGGCCAATCTCGATGCGCAGTTCGGCCTCGGCGACCCGCTCTGGCTGCAATACATCCATTATCTCGGCAATCTTCTGCGCGGCAATTTCGGTCCCAGCTACAATATGCCTGACTTCACGGTAGGCGAATTGTTCAGGGAGGGCCTGCCGATCTCAATCCAACTCGGCGCTTCGGCGCTCGTTCTGGCGCTGATGCTCGGCTGCGTTCTCGGCACCGTTGCCGCGCTCAACCAGAACAAGCTTGGCGACTATTCCGTGATCGCTCTGGCGACCGCCGGCAGCACCATCCCGACCTTCGTCATCGCCCCGGTGATCCAGCTGTTGTTCGGATTGACCTGGAAACTGCTGCCGATCGGCGGCTGGGGCGATGGTGCCTTCATCAACAAGGTCGGCCCGGTGCTGACGCTCGCTCTGCCGCAGATCGCCATCGTCGCCCGACTGATGCGCGGCTCGATGATCGAATCGTTGCGCTCCCACCATATCCGTACCGCCCGCGCGCTCGGTCTGTCCGACTGGTCGGTGGTGGTAAAACATGCGTTGCGCGGCGCCATCCTGCCGATCGTCTCCTTCACCGGCCCGGCGGCGGCCGCCCTTCTCACCGGCTCGATCATCGTCGAGACCATCTTCTCCATCCCAGGCGTCGGCCGCTACTTCGTCGATGCCGCACTCAACCGCGACTACACGCTGGTGATGGGGACGGTGGTGGTGATCGCGATCTTCACCATCGTCTTCAACCTGATCGTCGACGTCATGTATGCCGTCGTCGATCCGAGGGTGCGCTATGACTGA